In Mycobacteriales bacterium, the DNA window GATCTCGGCCGGTAACCCGGCGAGGCTGCCCAGCGTGGCCGGCTCACGGGCCAGCAGCTGACGACGCAGCTCGGGCGGCAGAGCGGTCCACCAGTGCGCGACCTCGGCCGCGGTCGAGTCCGGTCCGGGCAGGCGAGCGGCCGGAGACGTCGTCCGGACCGCATCCAGACCGGCGCTGATCCGACCGTCGACCGCAGCCGCCAACGCCCGGCCCTCGTCGGCTTCGCGGGGCGACTGGGCGGCGCCGCCGGCCAGCCTGGCCGCCTCGGCGATGCAGTGCAGACCGGACCGGACCACATCCGCAGCCTGCCGCAGGAGCCCGGCCAGGCCGCTCACCCGGACGGTCGCCGCACGTACTCGGGGGCGGGCATGGTCGGCGGCGGAACCGCTCCAGCCGGCCAACCGGGACTCGGTCGTGCTCAGCCGCTCGTAAGCCCGGTCGAGCTCGTCGGCGAGCCGGAAGAGCTGCCGCACACCCCGGTCGCAGGTCGCGGCGTCCCAGTCCCGCGCCTCGGTGGTCATGCGGCCCTCCCGGATCGCTCGATGCCGGTCACGATCGACCGCTCGACCTCGCCGTACTCCCGGGCAGCTGTCGTCAGCGCCCTGCCGAGGTGGCCGAGGTCAACGGCGGTCGCCCGGGCCTCGGACGCCAGCAGCGCGGCGGCGTGGTCGGCAGCCGTGGCGGTGCGCGAGCCGGGGAGGGCCGCGGCGACGGTTCCCAGCGCGCGGGTGACCTCGGCGGCGGCGTCGGCCAGCGCCGATCGCTCAGCGATGAGGGAGCGACCGGCCTCGGCCAGCACCTGCGGCTCCACCTGCAACTCGGACATGGCGCCGACAGTAGGGCGGTGTCAACCGGGGCGCGAACGGGTCTCCACAGGCGACGGTTCTGTCCACAGACGACGGTGCCGGGCTTGCCGTCAGCCGGGCCAGTCGGTTTCCGGTGCCCGGGCCGGCCGCTCGCCGACGTACTCGCCCAGCCGGGTCAGCCGCCGGCGCCCGGTGACCCGGTAGGCCGGCCCGCCTGCACGGGGGCCGACGAATGCACCGGCGATGCCGGCCCGGGCCAGCGCCGAGCCGACCGGCTCCCAGACCTGGGGGTCGTGCGGGCTCAACCGGAGCAGGTAGCCGTGCTCATCCCGGCGTCCCGCACCAATCGCCCACATACGGAGCCGCGATCCGTCCAGCGTGAATCCCGGCGGCACGGCCTTGACCGCGCCCCGGATCCAGCGCTCCGCAACGGGCTGCAACGCCAGACTGAATGGCGTTCGGACCGAGGTCACGCCGTCCTCCTCCGCCACCTCACCGCGCAGCCCACGCTCGTCGTACGCGTGGAGCACCTCCTCCACCCGCCACCGGTCCTCGACCAGCACGGATAGCCGGGCCGTACCCCCGAACCGGACGACCTGGCCCACGCCGAGCAGCAGCCCCTCGAGGTCGTCCACCCCGGGTGGGCGCACCCCGGCGGTGAGGAAGGACAGCTGCCCAGGCACAGTCGGGAGCGTAGGCGGTCAGGTGCCGGACAGGCGCTGGCAGGCCGGGTCCGCACGGAACGCCCGGTTCAGGCCGGAGTCGGTGTACGTCCGTCCGAGATCGTCGAGGGTCGTCCCGACCTGGGTGAACAGGGCACCGAGGGAGTCGCGGACCTTCCGGGCGCCGGCCGCGTACGCGGTGAGGTTGCCGGTAGGCAGCGCGGCGAAGCTCCTCTGCGCGGCGCTGAGACCCGTCCGGGTCCGTTCCAGCGCGGCGGCGAGGTCGCGGGAGTAGCCCTGCCCGCGGTCGGCCTTGGGGGCGCCGGCCGACTTGACCGAGCCGAGCAGTTGGTCCGTGCGGCGGACCGTGGCGGTGAAGAACCGCGCGTACCGGGCCCGGACGGTGGCGACGTCGTTGGCGCCGTCCAGGCTGTGGGTCAGCTCCGCGCTGTCCGCTGCGACCCCGTCCCGCCAGCCGATCAGTCCGGAGCAGACGGTCTGCGCGTACGCCGCCGGTTCCACGATCCCGGCGTCCTTCGCCCCGCAGGCGGACAGAAGTGCGGCAAGTACGGCGAAGGCGGCAATCGGGCGAAGCACGGCGGACACCCTACGGACCGGCGGACACCGATGGCGGCCGCCGGTCCGATCGGGCTCAGACCTCCGTCGTCGCCGGCTCGGCGCCGACCGCGACCGACCGCCGCTTCGAGATCGCGATGGACCCGGCGATGATCGCCACGGCCAGGACGGCCAGGCCGATACGCAGCGCCTTATTGGCGTCGGTGCCGATGCTCAGCTGCACGACCGCCGGGGCGATCAGCAACGACACCAGGTTCATGACCTTGATCAGCGGGTTGAGCGCCGGGCCCGCGGTGTCCTTGAACGGGTCGCCGACGGTGTCGCCGATGACGGTGGCCGCGTGGGCCTCGCTGCCCTTTCCGCCGAACTGGCCGTCCTCGACCAACTTCTTCGCGTTGTCCCAGGCACCGCCGGAGTTCGACAGCATCACGGCCATGAGCACGCCGGTGGCGATCGCGCCGGCCAGGTACGAGCCGAGCGCGCCGGCACCGAGACCGAAGCCGACCGCGATCGGCGCGAGCACCGCGAGCAGCCCCGGGGTGATCAGCTCCCGCAGCGAGTCCTGGGTGCAGATGTCGACAACCCGGCTGTAGTCCGGGCGCTCACTGAAGTCCATGATCCCGGGCTTGGTCCGGAACTGCTCCCGGACCTCGAAGACCACCCGGCCGGCGGCCCGCGACACGGCGGTGATGGCGAGCCCGGAGAACAGGAACACCACCGAAGCGCCGATGATCAACCCGACCAGGTTGGTGGGATCGGCGACGTTGAGGACGCCCGCGTACTGCAGCAGGTCGAGGTTGCTGACTCCGGTGACCGAGTCGATCCCGGTCTTGGCCACGGCGGTGCTGACCGCGTCGGTGAACGACCCGAACAGCGCGGTCGCGGCCAATACCGCGGTCGCAATCGCGATGCCCTTGGTGATCGCCTTGGTGGTGTTGCCGACCGCGTCGAGCTCGGTCAGCACGCGCGCCGCCTTCTCGTCGATGTCGTGGGACATCTCGGCGATGCCCTGCGCGTTGTCGCTCACCGGTCCGAAGGTGTCCATCGAGACGATGACGCCGACCGTGGTGAGCAGGCCCGTGCCGGCGAGGGCGACCGCGAACAGGGAGACGACGATCGAGCCGCCGCCGAGCAGCGAGGCGCCGTAGACCGCGGCGCCGATGAGGATGGCCGAGTAGACGGCAGATTCCAGGCCGATCGAGAAACCGGCCAGGATCACCGTCGCCGGACCGGTCAGCGACGAGCGGCCGATGTCCCGGACGGGTCGCCGGCTGGTCTCGGTGAAGTACCCGGTGAGCACCTGGATCGCCGCCGCCAGCACGAGGCCGATGAGCACCGCGACGATGGCGATCACCCGTGGGTCCTTGCCACCGGCCGAGTTCAGCACCGCGTCGCTCACGCCGTCGAGGTCGGAGATCCGCCCCGGCAGGAAGATGAACGCGGCCAGCACGACCAGCACGGCCGAGATCAGCGCCGAGGCGAAGAAGCCCCGGTTGATGGTCTGCAGGGCATCGCGGTCGGACGCACGCGGCTCGGTCAGGAAGATGCCGACGACCGCGGTGAGCACACCGATGGCCGGCACGACCAAGGGAAAGATCAGCCCCTCGGAGCCGAACGCGGCCTTACCGAGGATCAGCGCGGCGACCAACGTCACCGCGTACGACTCGAAGAGGTCGGCGGCCATGCCCGCGCAGTCGCCGACGTTGTCGCCGACGTTGTCCGCGATCGTCGCAGCGTTGCGGGGGTCGTCCTCGGGGATGCCGGCCTCGACCTTGCCGACCAGGTCGGCACCGACGTCCGCGGCCTTGGTGAAGATGCCACCGCCGACCCGCATGAACATCGCGAGCAGCGCGGCGCCGAAGCCGAAGCCCTCGAGCACGGTCGGGGCGTCCTGGTTGTAGACCAGCAGCACGATCGAGGCGCCCAGCAGACCCAGGCCGACCGTGAGCATGCCGCAGAAGCCGCCCGTCCGGAACGCGATCCGCATCGCGTCACGACTGCCGGTCGCCCGGGCCGCCGCGGCCACCCGGACGTTGCCGCGGGTCGCGAGCGTCATCCCGAAGTAGCCGACGAGCGCCGAGAAGCAGGCGCCGACCACGAAGAAGACGGAGCGGCCGATGCGGACGCTGGCGCCGCCATCGGTGACCGGCAGGATCAGCAGGAGGACGAAGACGATGAGGACAAAAGCGCTCAACGTCTTGAACTGCCGGTTCAGGTACGCCGCGGCGCCCTCCTGGACCGCCCGGGCGATGTCCTGCATCCGGGCCGTGCCCTGGTCGGCGCGCATGACCTGGTTGTAGAGGTAGAGGGCGAACACGAGCGCACCGAGGGCGATGGCGGCGATGACCACTACGACGAAGTAGTCCGCGCCTGCGATCTCCGGGGCCTCCGCCAGGGAAAGCGGGAGCAATGCGTCCTCCTGTTAGACGACGTTGGCGAACAGCCACAGGACGCCGGACGGCGGGTGGAGCTGGTCGTTAGAGCGTGCGCTGACCGGACACATGCGGTCCCGCGCAGATCGCGCGGAGTTTACGGGAGCATGACCGGTCCCCCAAGACGGACCTTACTTGTGCGACCGGAATCACAGCTTTGTGGCATTTATGTCGCATACTGTCGGCCGTGCCCGGATTGCCTCAGGCCAGCGGCCACGACATGGTCACCCGCGTCCCGCCGTCGATCTCCTGATCGACCACGAGATCCTGGACCACCGCCCCGAGCAGCGCCAGACCCAGAGCGTCCCCGCTCGGGTCCGCCCACGGGATCGAACCACCCGCGCCGTTGGCCATCGCGGTGAGCTCGTCTCCCGTGCCGGTCTTGGCACCGTCGACCACGGACACCCGGAACCGGCCGGCCTCCGCGAACTCGACGGTCACCGGCGCGGTCACGCCCTGCCGCTCCTGCATCCGCACCGCCCGGGCGCAGGCCTCGCCCACGGCAAGGCGGACCTCGTCGAGGTTGTCCTCGCCGACCCCGCTCCGCCGGGCCATGGCCGCCGCGATCAGCCGCGCTGTCCGCACGTGAGCCGGGCTCGGCGGCAGACGGAGCGTGACGGTGACGTCGGTGTCAGCGGCGATCCCGCTCATGGCCTCAGCCTGCCGACGGACTGGCGAGCGCTTCGTCCACCGTCGAGTGCACGGTGAAGACCTCGTCCAGGCCCGTGATCCGGAACAGCTTGAGGACCCGCTCCTGCGGACAGACCAGCGACAGACTGCCGCCGACCTCCCGGGCCCGGTTGAGACCGGCGACGAGGACGCCCAGCCCGGTCGAGTCGAGGAACTCGACCCCACCGAGATCGATGACCAGCTGATGCTGACCCGAATCGAGAAGATCGGCGATCCGGTCCCGCAGGGCCGGCGCGGTGTAGACGTCGACCTCCCCGGAGACAGCCAGAACCGTATGCCCGGCCTGGTCACGGGTGTTCAACGTGAGGTCCATGGCGCACCTCCGCGTAAGTTGGCGACGTGAGACGAGCGTCGGTCCGCCGACCGGGCTCTACTGCTTGCCCCCGATCTAACCAAAGTCGCGAGCGCGAAAGTGAGTGACGTGGTCCGTACGCGCGCGCCGGAGGGTGCCACCCTCCGCGGGCAAGATCTGCTCGACCGCGTCCTGGCCGGTAGCCGGTACAACCCGGTGACGCATGTGGAGCAGGTTCCGCCCCGGCCCGGGCGGTCCGCGGACTGGCCGGACTGGGCCCCTGAGCTGCTGGCGGACCGGTTCCGGGCCCGGGGCATCGCCCGGCCCTGGGAACACCAGGCGGCCGCCGCGTCGCTGGCCTACGCCGGCCGGTCGGTGGTCGTCGCGACCGGAACCGCCTCGGGCAAGTCGCTGGCCTATCAGTTGCCGGTGCTGTCCGCTCTGCTCGCCGACGGCAAGGCGACCGCGCTCTACCTCGCCCCCACCAAGGCTCTGGCCGGCGACCAGCTCCGGTCGCTGCGCTCGCTGGTGCTGCCCGACGTCA includes these proteins:
- a CDS encoding sodium-translocating pyrophosphatase, whose amino-acid sequence is MLPLSLAEAPEIAGADYFVVVVIAAIALGALVFALYLYNQVMRADQGTARMQDIARAVQEGAAAYLNRQFKTLSAFVLIVFVLLLILPVTDGGASVRIGRSVFFVVGACFSALVGYFGMTLATRGNVRVAAAARATGSRDAMRIAFRTGGFCGMLTVGLGLLGASIVLLVYNQDAPTVLEGFGFGAALLAMFMRVGGGIFTKAADVGADLVGKVEAGIPEDDPRNAATIADNVGDNVGDCAGMAADLFESYAVTLVAALILGKAAFGSEGLIFPLVVPAIGVLTAVVGIFLTEPRASDRDALQTINRGFFASALISAVLVVLAAFIFLPGRISDLDGVSDAVLNSAGGKDPRVIAIVAVLIGLVLAAAIQVLTGYFTETSRRPVRDIGRSSLTGPATVILAGFSIGLESAVYSAILIGAAVYGASLLGGGSIVVSLFAVALAGTGLLTTVGVIVSMDTFGPVSDNAQGIAEMSHDIDEKAARVLTELDAVGNTTKAITKGIAIATAVLAATALFGSFTDAVSTAVAKTGIDSVTGVSNLDLLQYAGVLNVADPTNLVGLIIGASVVFLFSGLAITAVSRAAGRVVFEVREQFRTKPGIMDFSERPDYSRVVDICTQDSLRELITPGLLAVLAPIAVGFGLGAGALGSYLAGAIATGVLMAVMLSNSGGAWDNAKKLVEDGQFGGKGSEAHAATVIGDTVGDPFKDTAGPALNPLIKVMNLVSLLIAPAVVQLSIGTDANKALRIGLAVLAVAIIAGSIAISKRRSVAVGAEPATTEV
- a CDS encoding ATP-binding protein; amino-acid sequence: MSGIAADTDVTVTLRLPPSPAHVRTARLIAAAMARRSGVGEDNLDEVRLAVGEACARAVRMQERQGVTAPVTVEFAEAGRFRVSVVDGAKTGTGDELTAMANGAGGSIPWADPSGDALGLALLGAVVQDLVVDQEIDGGTRVTMSWPLA
- a CDS encoding STAS domain-containing protein, whose translation is MDLTLNTRDQAGHTVLAVSGEVDVYTAPALRDRIADLLDSGQHQLVIDLGGVEFLDSTGLGVLVAGLNRAREVGGSLSLVCPQERVLKLFRITGLDEVFTVHSTVDEALASPSAG